The Marinilongibacter aquaticus genome has a window encoding:
- a CDS encoding L-serine ammonia-lyase, with the protein MKQQYNGAISVFDMLKIGVGPSSSHTLGPWKAAGLWLEELSNQGFLHTLQGVRVYLYGSLAKTGLGHGTDKAVMLGLMGTDPEFFDLERLDETLAEIDSSKTLSLAGERRIPFDPAKSILYLKTECLPYHPNGLVFEAFFEDGQSRRQIYYSVGGGFVEKDGEGNAQAQRLKSLPRPIENAADLFRWTKEMDSRISEVVWENELALLPRQEIEAGLDRIWACMKTCVYRGVHQKGFLPSHLQVCRRAHKINEKLLSGKSYSDFDTWMAAIQEGGDGFRYTMDWVSCFALAVNEENASFGRVVTAPTNGAAGVLPAVLLYFLIFCEKGLDRKQVHDFLLTASEIGSIFKKGATISAAMGGCQAEIGVSSAMAAAALAEGLGSSPQQAMMAAEIAMEHHLGLTCDPVGGLVQIPCIERNSMGAIKAIMAAQLALQSNPDEARVSLDTVVKTMWETALDMNEKYKETSDGGLAIQIPLALSAC; encoded by the coding sequence ATGAAACAGCAATACAATGGAGCCATATCGGTTTTCGATATGCTCAAAATAGGAGTAGGTCCCAGTAGTTCGCATACTTTGGGCCCCTGGAAAGCCGCCGGGCTGTGGCTCGAAGAATTGAGCAATCAAGGGTTTTTGCACACACTTCAAGGGGTTCGGGTGTATTTGTACGGTTCTTTGGCCAAAACAGGGCTTGGGCATGGTACAGACAAAGCGGTGATGCTCGGTTTGATGGGCACCGATCCAGAGTTTTTTGATCTCGAAAGGCTCGATGAGACATTGGCCGAAATTGACAGCTCAAAAACATTGTCTTTGGCGGGAGAAAGACGAATACCCTTTGATCCCGCAAAATCCATTCTTTATTTGAAAACAGAATGCTTGCCCTATCATCCCAATGGCCTGGTTTTTGAAGCTTTTTTTGAAGATGGGCAGTCTCGGCGGCAGATTTACTATTCCGTCGGTGGCGGTTTCGTAGAAAAGGATGGAGAAGGGAATGCACAGGCCCAAAGGCTGAAAAGTTTGCCAAGGCCCATCGAAAATGCAGCCGATTTGTTTCGCTGGACCAAAGAAATGGATTCGCGTATATCCGAAGTGGTTTGGGAAAATGAATTGGCTCTTTTGCCTCGGCAGGAAATTGAAGCGGGATTGGACCGTATTTGGGCCTGCATGAAAACATGTGTATACCGTGGCGTACACCAAAAGGGCTTTTTACCCAGTCACCTTCAGGTGTGCAGGCGAGCCCATAAAATCAATGAAAAGCTGCTGTCGGGAAAGAGCTATTCCGATTTTGATACATGGATGGCGGCCATTCAAGAAGGCGGCGACGGCTTTCGCTATACAATGGATTGGGTCAGCTGTTTTGCCTTGGCCGTAAACGAAGAAAACGCGTCTTTTGGTCGGGTTGTGACCGCCCCAACCAACGGTGCTGCCGGGGTGCTGCCGGCGGTCTTGCTGTATTTTTTGATTTTTTGCGAAAAGGGATTGGACAGGAAACAAGTGCATGATTTCTTGCTTACGGCCTCAGAGATCGGTTCGATATTTAAGAAAGGAGCCACTATTTCGGCGGCAATGGGAGGTTGTCAAGCCGAAATCGGGGTGTCTTCGGCCATGGCTGCCGCAGCCTTGGCAGAGGGATTGGGCAGCTCGCCGCAACAGGCCATGATGGCTGCTGAAATAGCGATGGAGCACCATTTGGGACTGACTTGCGATCCGGTGGGTGGTTTGGTGCAAATACCTTGTATCGAACGCAACAGCATGGGAGCCATAAAGGCCATAATGGCTGCACAGTTGGCTTTGCAGAGCAACCCAGACGAAGCCCGCGTGTCCTTGGATACCGTAGTGAAAACCATGTGGGAGACGGCTTTGGATATGAATGAAAAGTACAAAGAAACCTCCGACGGCGGCTTGGCCATTCAAATCCCTTTGGCATTGAGTGCTTGCTGA
- the porU2 gene encoding putative type IX secretion system sortase PorU2: MISIISGVILILKCRGLAKQGIWLSGISDADFQTLQSMCKKYFGLFLSLCSFCLSHKLFAQKEFANHWIDYGQDYFKISTLNAGVQSLNYTDLKALGFPENAQADHIQVFYRGEEIAVKITDVVQNKLSNSSQILFYSEGNTGKQDSLVYQPHGIKPKLSTNLYSDETLFYVTVSQTQLGKRIGQENTAYGSGIATNFGYHQLKKINEKEWSYNNLIGLVPLLQHSYYEDGECWTGSMIRGDSLFNEEITLSQFQKNTGKPIQFAAYVNGRYGFNHDIVAKVAGEELGHLQFYGFGENEVKTDVGEAKLNQNNAFVFSLQGQRDISIELYSLNGYTVRYPRKLEWNGTDDLIFEFEGQSNTKQDIALTLSQAVSAPLKVWDIGDASQPIEIQYTRNNNTLYFTLENSGRTRRILLSSSTKNTTAKQKYSPQALPENGNYLIISHKALWDGAQAFADYRASAAGGNHQVVLVDIEDLKEQFNFGERGPLIIRNYLAYFIAQNPTENYLLLIGNGVSFPNELKASKDKDFIPTFGYPGSDVLLSAGLGSSDSEQETFRTGRIPAKNTSQVLNYLNKVKETENQPLALYRKKLLFLSGGRTTAEIQNFRNTLSGLAQSAENSSAALQSQVISKETFEEVENVDISSQINSGIGLMTFMGHASPTHPDMNIGFVSDPYSNIANQGKYPMLYFTGCGVGNVFYRYETLAQDWLFGINKGALAIFANSFWSYPSTSSKYLNALYQTLFDESSEAGNSIGQQIQYTNGQMMQNTPDAFDKANVHQLVYLGDPSLKLFPSNAVNLNVGEQSLYVQSDSPEHTLSQSSNLNVGLYLANTGWRASENEQVDVLFTQKYNDGSSNSFTQSFAVPTYQDSLLLSIPNDAKISEIEVQVDPNNAISESNENDNKASLVFDRTAFESQDAFPENLVPDKINPVLLVKVNNARIQDTLRVFAQPKISATLQDDRSLPENAIQIFFSQNGEYTLVPEESLLLNKVNNRNISAEFQTDWQSGLYNVLVVAKDAQGNASGQSLAFTVEIVAYDSPNAQALVTPNPSTLLAKIQLTIPEGYPISENGKLLIYDETGRILEEQSIDYRPGFQSIYCLKNRASGIYFYSLELGKEKLSGRIVLH, translated from the coding sequence ATGATTTCAATCATCTCGGGTGTAATTTTGATATTGAAATGCAGAGGTTTAGCCAAACAAGGGATTTGGCTTTCCGGCATTTCAGACGCAGACTTTCAAACTCTACAATCCATGTGCAAAAAATACTTCGGTTTATTCCTGTCCTTGTGCTCATTTTGCCTTTCACACAAACTTTTCGCACAAAAAGAGTTTGCCAATCATTGGATCGATTACGGACAAGATTATTTTAAAATCAGCACACTCAATGCAGGGGTGCAAAGCCTGAATTACACCGATTTGAAGGCCTTGGGTTTTCCAGAAAATGCCCAAGCCGACCACATTCAAGTTTTTTACCGCGGTGAAGAAATTGCCGTAAAAATCACCGACGTGGTACAGAATAAATTGAGCAACAGCAGCCAAATTCTCTTCTATTCCGAAGGCAATACCGGAAAACAAGACTCTTTGGTGTACCAACCGCACGGCATAAAACCCAAACTCTCCACAAACCTGTACAGCGACGAAACCCTCTTTTATGTGACGGTATCGCAAACGCAATTGGGCAAGAGAATCGGGCAGGAGAATACAGCCTACGGCTCTGGAATCGCGACCAATTTTGGCTATCATCAGTTGAAAAAAATCAACGAGAAAGAATGGTCTTACAACAATCTCATTGGCCTGGTGCCCTTGCTGCAACACAGCTATTACGAGGATGGAGAATGTTGGACAGGCTCCATGATTCGAGGAGATTCGCTTTTCAATGAGGAAATTACACTGAGCCAGTTCCAGAAAAATACGGGTAAACCCATTCAGTTTGCCGCCTACGTCAATGGCCGATATGGGTTCAACCACGATATTGTGGCTAAAGTGGCGGGGGAAGAACTTGGGCACCTCCAATTCTATGGTTTTGGAGAAAATGAAGTAAAAACGGACGTCGGCGAGGCCAAGCTAAACCAAAACAATGCATTTGTTTTCAGTTTGCAGGGCCAACGCGACATCAGCATAGAACTGTATTCTTTGAACGGATACACTGTACGCTACCCAAGAAAACTCGAATGGAACGGTACGGATGACCTCATTTTTGAATTTGAAGGCCAGTCGAACACCAAACAAGACATAGCCCTTACATTGAGCCAAGCGGTTTCTGCTCCCCTAAAAGTTTGGGACATAGGCGATGCTTCGCAACCGATCGAGATTCAATACACACGCAATAACAATACGCTGTATTTTACTTTGGAAAACAGCGGGAGAACCAGACGAATTTTACTGTCTTCCTCAACCAAAAACACTACGGCAAAACAAAAATACAGTCCGCAAGCTTTGCCAGAAAACGGCAACTACCTAATTATAAGCCACAAAGCACTTTGGGATGGAGCTCAAGCTTTTGCAGATTACCGAGCGTCGGCAGCGGGCGGAAATCACCAAGTTGTTTTGGTGGATATTGAAGACCTCAAAGAACAATTCAATTTTGGAGAAAGGGGGCCGCTGATAATCCGCAATTATCTCGCCTATTTTATTGCCCAAAATCCCACCGAAAACTATCTTTTGCTCATTGGAAACGGAGTCAGTTTTCCAAACGAATTGAAGGCCAGCAAAGACAAGGATTTCATCCCCACTTTTGGTTATCCGGGCTCTGATGTGTTGCTCTCCGCGGGTTTGGGCTCTTCAGATTCCGAGCAGGAGACCTTTCGCACGGGGCGTATACCCGCGAAAAACACGAGTCAAGTATTGAACTACCTGAACAAGGTAAAAGAAACCGAAAACCAACCCTTGGCTTTGTATCGTAAAAAACTTTTGTTTTTGAGTGGAGGAAGAACCACTGCCGAGATTCAGAACTTCCGAAACACCCTTTCTGGACTGGCCCAAAGTGCAGAAAATTCATCTGCGGCTCTGCAAAGCCAAGTGATCAGTAAGGAAACTTTCGAAGAAGTAGAAAATGTCGACATCTCTTCTCAAATCAATTCGGGCATTGGTTTAATGACCTTTATGGGTCATGCCTCTCCCACACACCCCGACATGAACATCGGCTTTGTCAGCGATCCTTACTCCAACATCGCCAATCAGGGCAAATACCCCATGCTCTATTTCACAGGCTGTGGCGTGGGCAATGTATTTTATCGCTACGAAACCTTGGCCCAAGATTGGCTTTTCGGCATCAACAAAGGTGCTTTGGCCATTTTTGCCAATTCGTTCTGGAGCTACCCCAGCACCTCTTCCAAATATCTCAATGCACTTTACCAAACCCTTTTCGATGAAAGCAGCGAAGCGGGGAATTCCATTGGGCAACAAATACAATATACCAATGGGCAAATGATGCAAAATACACCAGATGCCTTCGATAAGGCCAATGTGCATCAGCTTGTGTATTTGGGCGACCCCTCTTTAAAATTGTTTCCGAGCAACGCGGTCAATTTGAATGTCGGTGAACAAAGCCTGTATGTGCAGAGCGATTCGCCCGAACATACTTTGAGCCAATCAAGCAATTTGAACGTGGGCCTTTACTTGGCCAATACCGGTTGGCGAGCTTCCGAAAACGAGCAAGTAGACGTACTTTTCACCCAAAAATACAACGATGGAAGCTCGAACTCTTTTACCCAATCTTTCGCGGTGCCCACTTATCAGGATAGCCTTCTGCTTTCCATTCCCAATGACGCCAAGATTTCGGAAATTGAAGTACAGGTAGACCCCAACAATGCCATAAGTGAATCGAACGAAAACGACAACAAAGCAAGCTTGGTCTTCGACCGGACTGCATTTGAAAGCCAAGACGCATTTCCTGAAAATCTTGTACCCGACAAGATAAATCCGGTATTGTTAGTGAAGGTGAACAATGCACGCATACAAGATACGCTACGCGTTTTTGCCCAACCCAAAATTTCGGCAACCCTGCAAGACGATCGTAGCTTACCCGAAAATGCCATTCAGATTTTCTTTTCTCAAAATGGCGAATACACTTTGGTGCCCGAAGAAAGCCTACTGCTGAACAAGGTGAACAACCGAAATATAAGTGCAGAATTCCAAACCGATTGGCAAAGTGGATTGTACAATGTTTTGGTGGTCGCGAAAGATGCCCAAGGCAATGCCAGCGGACAATCCCTTGCTTTTACAGTGGAAATAGTGGCATACGATAGCCCGAATGCCCAAGCCCTTGTTACACCCAACCCAAGTACATTATTGGCCAAAATTCAATTGACCATTCCCGAAGGTTATCCGATCTCTGAGAACGGAAAACTTTTGATTTACGACGAAACGGGCCGAATCCTCGAAGAACAGAGTATCGATTATCGTCCGGGATTTCAATCAATCTATTGTTTGAAAAACAGAGCTTCGGGTATTTATTTTTATTCGCTGGAATTGGGCAAAGAAAAACTCAGCGGCCGTATTGTTTTGCATTAA
- a CDS encoding asparagine synthase-related protein, whose protein sequence is MQKQNKIPIDMNPHGTYSIYDDSTLSVYADVCLHELELETEPAFFLAGLYRKEGCSFAEKLKGEFAIVLHDKKAEEVFFIRDRFGFKPLFYKEWNGTLEFGDKALHLLSEDERIVNREKVRRYLTRMEAYEPYEESTFFEGIFSALPGHITSWTPSTKKAQTFWKLNPSAYRGLGKDKQVEYFRSRFLQSVKNWLKTAEKPGGHLSGGLDSSSVVCAAASFGSVLNTYHVDPGHDSSDEHFFIEAVVQKIGNRHQDLRPESDILDSLKALAHFANGPELYPIPSAFHFAAAQAARADAVDLVLTGHDGDTVTGYGNGLFEQLYAQENWVKLKTVLEQYAAERDLSHMSSRWDQLSLDERKRLSISYFCLSKIKQTFRERAWFKALKRAQIFRKYLGFSFAYALTALSNFAFSKKTPSVRSFYKETPTPDFMAKESLNASAMYADVLPEHMLQFRAITNGAYVEVIEQLYCIGQHFGHRYGFPFFDAALIELSLAIPDEVKFGNGKGRETIREALKEELPRAILDRGTKANFSEYTFESFRLLYSQTKALFSEGHLLWQYADKDKFDKACATIMASDFGHKDQPGLVVLAIRVLFLGIWMEELFVKK, encoded by the coding sequence ATGCAAAAGCAAAACAAAATACCGATCGATATGAATCCACACGGAACGTATTCGATTTATGACGATTCCACATTGAGCGTGTATGCGGATGTATGCTTGCATGAACTTGAATTGGAAACGGAACCGGCGTTTTTTTTGGCGGGATTGTACAGAAAAGAGGGCTGCAGTTTTGCGGAGAAGCTCAAAGGAGAATTTGCGATAGTACTGCACGACAAAAAAGCGGAAGAGGTGTTTTTCATTCGCGACCGCTTTGGATTTAAGCCGCTCTTTTATAAAGAATGGAATGGGACGCTGGAATTTGGGGATAAGGCTTTGCACCTGCTTTCGGAAGATGAAAGAATTGTCAACCGAGAAAAAGTGAGGAGGTATTTGACCCGAATGGAAGCCTACGAACCCTATGAAGAATCTACGTTTTTCGAAGGGATTTTTTCCGCTCTTCCAGGACATATTACAAGTTGGACACCATCTACTAAAAAGGCCCAAACTTTCTGGAAACTAAATCCTTCTGCTTATAGAGGTTTGGGAAAGGATAAGCAAGTCGAGTACTTTCGTTCACGCTTTTTGCAATCGGTAAAAAATTGGCTTAAAACGGCCGAAAAGCCGGGCGGGCATCTCAGCGGAGGACTCGATTCTTCATCTGTGGTGTGTGCGGCGGCCAGCTTCGGTTCTGTGCTCAATACATACCATGTAGATCCGGGGCACGACTCCTCGGACGAGCATTTTTTTATCGAGGCCGTCGTGCAAAAAATAGGAAATCGCCACCAAGATTTACGTCCTGAATCGGATATTTTAGATAGTCTTAAGGCTTTGGCTCATTTTGCCAATGGACCCGAGTTGTATCCCATTCCCTCAGCTTTTCATTTTGCTGCGGCTCAGGCAGCTCGGGCAGATGCGGTGGATTTGGTATTGACAGGTCACGATGGCGATACGGTGACAGGCTATGGTAATGGACTTTTCGAACAATTGTATGCCCAGGAGAATTGGGTAAAATTGAAGACTGTTTTGGAGCAATATGCAGCCGAAAGAGACTTGTCGCACATGAGTTCGCGTTGGGATCAGCTTTCTTTGGATGAACGTAAGCGTTTGTCCATCAGCTATTTTTGCCTGTCGAAAATCAAACAGACCTTTCGCGAAAGAGCTTGGTTTAAAGCCTTGAAAAGGGCACAGATATTCAGGAAATATTTAGGATTTAGTTTCGCTTATGCCTTGACAGCCTTGTCGAATTTTGCTTTTTCAAAAAAGACGCCAAGTGTACGCAGTTTTTACAAAGAAACACCCACGCCCGATTTTATGGCCAAGGAAAGTTTAAACGCTTCGGCAATGTATGCGGATGTGCTTCCGGAGCATATGCTGCAATTTCGGGCCATAACAAATGGGGCGTATGTTGAAGTGATCGAACAGTTGTATTGCATTGGGCAACATTTTGGGCATCGTTATGGATTTCCGTTTTTCGATGCAGCACTTATCGAACTTTCATTGGCTATTCCCGATGAAGTGAAATTTGGAAATGGTAAAGGGCGGGAGACCATTCGAGAAGCCCTGAAAGAAGAGCTGCCACGGGCGATTCTCGACAGAGGTACAAAAGCAAATTTTTCGGAATATACTTTCGAATCCTTTCGTTTACTTTACAGTCAGACAAAGGCCTTGTTTTCTGAAGGGCATTTGCTTTGGCAATATGCGGATAAGGATAAGTTTGATAAGGCTTGTGCAACGATAATGGCATCGGATTTTGGCCATAAAGATCAACCCGGATTGGTTGTTTTGGCCATAAGGGTGCTGTTTTTGGGAATATGGATGGAGGAATTGTTCGTTAAAAAATAG
- a CDS encoding NADH-quinone oxidoreductase subunit D, giving the protein MKSSLKYSSEFLTQSEPAKYSAEGLKSEEMLINIGPHHPSTHGVLRLEVVSDGEIIKDVVPHLGYLHRCFEKHAESVPFNQAIPFVDRLDYLAAMNSEHAWAMGVERMLGIEQDIPKRVEYVRVLVAELNRLASHFMAIGTYGLDIGAVSPFLWLFRDRETIMQMLEWASGARMLYNYIWIGGLFYDLPVGFEERCKEFSEYIRPKLKELQQILIDNHIFINRTASVGILPLEMAINYGCTGPVLRGSGLRYDLRKVDGYSVYPEIEFDVPIGQGLVGAVGDCWDRNHVRVLECWESLRIIDQCLDKLNKEHKRTTDFDPQALVPKKIRPKAMHYYVRAENPKGELGFFFKTDGKSDIPQRVKARACAFNNLSVLPELSRGGMFADLVAVMGSIDVVMGEVDR; this is encoded by the coding sequence ATGAAAAGCAGCCTTAAATATTCGAGTGAATTCCTCACGCAATCCGAGCCCGCCAAATACAGTGCCGAAGGTTTGAAGTCTGAGGAAATGCTTATCAACATCGGACCACATCACCCTTCTACCCACGGTGTGCTCCGTTTGGAAGTGGTTTCGGATGGCGAAATCATCAAAGATGTGGTTCCACATTTGGGCTATTTGCACCGTTGTTTCGAAAAACATGCCGAATCTGTGCCGTTCAACCAAGCCATCCCTTTTGTCGATAGGCTTGATTATTTGGCGGCGATGAATTCTGAACACGCATGGGCAATGGGTGTAGAACGCATGTTGGGCATCGAGCAGGATATCCCCAAAAGGGTGGAATATGTTCGTGTACTTGTAGCCGAACTGAATCGCCTTGCTTCTCACTTTATGGCTATTGGCACGTATGGCCTGGATATCGGAGCGGTTTCTCCATTTCTTTGGCTTTTTCGCGACAGAGAAACCATCATGCAAATGCTCGAATGGGCCTCTGGTGCCCGTATGCTTTACAATTATATTTGGATTGGCGGACTTTTTTATGACCTTCCTGTTGGCTTCGAAGAAAGGTGTAAAGAATTCAGTGAATATATTCGGCCCAAGCTCAAAGAGTTGCAACAAATCCTGATCGACAATCATATTTTCATCAACCGTACAGCCAGCGTGGGTATATTGCCTTTGGAAATGGCCATCAATTATGGCTGCACTGGTCCGGTATTGAGGGGAAGTGGCTTGCGTTACGATCTACGAAAAGTGGATGGCTATTCCGTTTACCCCGAAATTGAGTTCGATGTACCAATTGGTCAAGGTTTAGTGGGTGCGGTAGGCGACTGCTGGGACAGAAACCATGTAAGGGTGCTCGAATGTTGGGAATCTTTACGAATAATTGATCAGTGCCTCGACAAACTGAATAAGGAGCATAAAAGAACGACCGATTTCGACCCACAAGCCCTAGTTCCTAAAAAAATCAGACCCAAAGCCATGCATTATTATGTGCGTGCAGAAAACCCAAAGGGTGAATTGGGCTTCTTCTTCAAGACAGACGGTAAATCGGATATTCCCCAAAGGGTAAAGGCCAGAGCTTGTGCTTTCAATAATTTATCGGTTCTTCCCGAGCTGTCACGAGGTGGCATGTTCGCTGATCTGGTCGCCGTTATGGGCTCAATCGATGTAGTGATGGGCGAGGTCGACCGCTAA
- a CDS encoding PspC domain-containing protein, producing MERLKFVVESRLFGVCARIGEKLNFSAHSIRVYFIYASFFTLGSPILIYLILAFWMEVRRHIRLHRKPTVWEL from the coding sequence ATGGAAAGGCTCAAATTTGTTGTCGAAAGTAGACTTTTTGGTGTGTGTGCTCGGATTGGCGAAAAGTTAAACTTTTCGGCTCATAGTATTCGCGTGTATTTTATTTACGCTTCTTTTTTCACGCTGGGTTCTCCTATTCTTATATACCTTATTTTGGCCTTTTGGATGGAGGTTAGAAGACATATACGTTTGCACCGTAAACCCACAGTTTGGGAATTGTAG
- a CDS encoding lasso RiPP family leader peptide-containing protein produces the protein MNKKYTSRNKYAKPSLKKLGSVKELTLKTGSSSDGFVAYTP, from the coding sequence ATGAACAAGAAATATACATCGAGAAACAAATACGCCAAGCCAAGCTTGAAAAAGCTGGGCAGCGTAAAGGAACTGACATTGAAGACCGGTTCGAGCAGTGACGGCTTCGTAGCTTATACCCCTTGA
- a CDS encoding T9SS type A sorting domain-containing protein has product MIKKRKKRIVGLSLLLGVVALGNAFAIDGVVYYAAFTGAAPGEPVIIGKPGSIMTVGLDFAGAGSFAVGDLVVQIDFPQGSYSPTAASDVVSGAVSDQFTWTWDGSVLQGINNVAIDNSVTGMIVVNIFGNATTWSGSGSPTNVSTTVNLNDLSGTTDSDGTNNNLIAGIGVVDGPNPVKLLSFTASKEGSIALLRWGTAEEVNVDRFEILQSLDAKNWRSVGAVAALGESTTDHWYSFNDANPANGTNYYRIKSVDRDGATDFSNIQSLEFEVRNTAVFYPNPVAETLKLKGENLANVSKVTVLNMMGSPLVETNTLSEEGINVRQLPAGAYIVRLERKNGSVNAFKVIKQ; this is encoded by the coding sequence ATGATTAAGAAAAGAAAGAAAAGAATTGTTGGCCTCTCCCTGCTTTTGGGAGTGGTCGCATTGGGCAATGCCTTTGCCATAGATGGAGTCGTTTATTACGCGGCCTTTACGGGAGCCGCACCGGGAGAGCCAGTTATAATCGGGAAACCGGGCAGCATAATGACCGTGGGCCTGGACTTTGCAGGAGCGGGAAGCTTTGCTGTGGGCGACCTTGTGGTACAGATCGATTTCCCGCAAGGTTCCTATTCGCCCACGGCGGCCAGCGATGTGGTGTCGGGTGCGGTGAGCGACCAGTTCACATGGACATGGGACGGCAGTGTTTTGCAGGGGATAAACAATGTCGCCATAGACAATTCGGTCACGGGGATGATCGTGGTGAATATCTTCGGGAACGCCACGACGTGGTCAGGCAGCGGTTCTCCCACGAATGTAAGCACTACAGTGAACTTGAATGACCTTTCGGGCACGACCGACTCGGACGGCACGAACAACAACCTCATAGCGGGCATCGGGGTGGTCGATGGCCCAAACCCTGTAAAACTTTTGAGTTTCACGGCCAGCAAAGAGGGCAGCATTGCTCTATTGCGTTGGGGCACTGCCGAAGAGGTGAACGTGGACCGCTTCGAGATCCTTCAGTCTTTGGATGCCAAGAACTGGAGAAGTGTAGGTGCGGTTGCAGCCTTGGGCGAATCGACTACCGACCATTGGTACAGCTTCAACGATGCGAATCCGGCCAACGGCACCAACTACTACCGCATCAAGTCGGTGGACAGAGACGGTGCAACGGACTTCTCGAACATCCAGTCCTTGGAATTTGAAGTACGCAATACTGCTGTGTTTTATCCTAACCCTGTGGCCGAGACCCTCAAGTTGAAAGGCGAAAACCTGGCAAACGTGAGCAAGGTGACCGTATTGAACATGATGGGCAGCCCATTGGTTGAGACGAATACCCTATCTGAGGAAGGAATAAATGTACGCCAGTTGCCTGCAGGAGCTTACATCGTGCGTCTGGAGCGTAAGAACGGCAGTGTGAATGCATTTAAAGTGATCAAGCAGTAA
- a CDS encoding lasso RiPP family leader peptide-containing protein has translation MNKKYTSKSRNKYAKPSLKKLGSVKELTLKTGSSTDAFSGYTP, from the coding sequence ATGAACAAGAAATATACATCTAAATCGAGAAACAAATACGCCAAACCAAGCTTAAAGAAGCTGGGTAGCGTAAAGGAGTTGACTTTGAAGACGGGGTCTAGTACTGATGCATTTAGTGGTTACACCCCTTGA
- a CDS encoding T9SS type A sorting domain-containing protein — protein sequence MKILGKEMKVGFLTMLFLTGVLQVQAQLNPDITSATVSPNPLTVGQMGTATINLDIAGPAATSYAAGNFAIQISFPNSYGPTDGAGFGTPTGPALNVSGTAAGNFNWTYNAGTSVLTGVSNVAIDNTVNGTIIADVYGKQVAASPDDLSINFFFFNGANDTDGSITVSSAGATVNTATPVKLLGFTASKEGSIALLRWGTAEEVNVDRFEILQSLDAKNWKSIASVAALGESTTDHWYSFNDANPANGTNYYRIKSVDRDGATDFSYIQSLEFEIANAASFYPNPVAETLKLKGENLANVSKVTVLNMMGGTLVETDKISASGIDVRQLPAGSYIVRLERKNGSVNAYKVVKQ from the coding sequence ATGAAAATTCTTGGAAAAGAAATGAAAGTCGGCTTCCTGACGATGTTGTTTTTGACTGGGGTCTTGCAAGTGCAGGCCCAGTTGAATCCAGACATTACCTCTGCCACAGTTAGCCCCAATCCATTAACTGTAGGGCAAATGGGAACTGCAACAATTAACTTAGATATTGCTGGCCCAGCGGCTACGTCATATGCGGCTGGAAACTTTGCTATTCAGATTTCATTCCCAAATAGCTACGGGCCAACAGACGGTGCAGGTTTCGGAACTCCAACAGGTCCAGCTTTGAATGTGTCGGGCACAGCAGCAGGGAACTTTAACTGGACCTACAATGCAGGAACGAGTGTTTTGACTGGTGTGAGTAATGTTGCGATTGATAATACAGTGAATGGGACAATAATTGCAGATGTGTACGGAAAACAGGTTGCTGCTTCACCAGATGACCTTTCTATTAACTTTTTCTTTTTTAATGGGGCAAATGACACAGATGGCAGTATCACAGTCTCGAGTGCTGGTGCCACAGTGAATACTGCTACCCCCGTAAAACTTTTGGGCTTTACGGCCAGCAAGGAGGGCAGCATCGCCCTTTTGCGTTGGGGTACAGCCGAGGAAGTGAACGTGGACCGCTTCGAGATCCTTCAATCTTTGGATGCCAAGAACTGGAAGTCTATCGCTTCTGTTGCAGCCTTGGGCGAATCGACTACCGACCATTGGTACAGCTTCAACGATGCGAATCCGGCCAACGGCACCAACTACTACCGCATCAAGTCTGTAGACAGAGACGGTGCAACGGACTTCTCATATATTCAGTCTTTGGAATTCGAAATTGCCAATGCGGCTTCGTTTTATCCCAATCCTGTGGCCGAGACCCTCAAGTTGAAAGGCGAAAACCTGGCGAACGTGAGTAAGGTGACTGTTCTGAACATGATGGGCGGTACTTTGGTGGAGACCGATAAAATATCGGCTTCGGGCATTGATGTACGTCAATTGCCGGCGGGTTCTTACATTGTGCGTCTGGAGCGTAAGAATGGCAGCGTGAATGCATACAAAGTGGTTAAGCAATAA